TGATTACGGCGGTGCTGATTTTCATCACCGGCATTCCCTCGGCCTGCTCGCTCTCCGGCGGCCTCAAGATCGGCAGCCGCGACTTCATCGACGCGGCGGGTTATCTGACGGACAGCATCATGATGCCGCTCTGCTCGATGTTCTGCTGCCTCTTCGTCGGCTGGGCGCTGAACAGGGAGCTGGTGAAGCGTGAGGCGACCAACGACGGGAAGATCAGCTTCGGGCTTTTCGATATCTGGATGATAATGGTAAAGGTGATCGCCCCCGCCGCGATCCTGGTGATTTTCTTTACGGGGCTTAAGTGGTAGGGGAAAAGAACAAACAGCTCTAATGTATAAGGCAAGGAGGGAATGGCTTTTACCTCGCGCCCTTCCTTGTCTTATATAAGATGATTTATTTCAGAAATGGTGAGAATCCAGGCACTTCGGTCCAAGTAACATTTACCAGCTCTGATCCATATATTATCTCCGAACCGTTTTTTATTGACCCATACACCTGATTTTTTATGTCACCATTCATGGCTGCTGTATTAATTGATGGAGAACACTTATACCATCTATCTGTTTCGCTGTTATATACATACTCCGCTACATAGCTATTGGCTCCGCCAAACTTATTTTCACTTGCATATAACAGAGGATCTCCGCTTTTGCCCTTTATATCCGCTTTGACATAATATTCCTTGCCGTCATAAACATAAGGGCCTCCCAAAAGTTTTCCCACTAATTCCATTAATTTGCGCCCCGACGGCCACTCCACGCCACTCGCCATCTCTTTATATGCGGCCAGCACATGTTCATATATTGTTTTCGTTCTGTCCATTTTTTCTTCATCATGCCCCTCAATGGAGCATGATATCAACAGCCTATCATTACTCGTAGTCGTCATTGAATATGTGCCTCCTGCATGACATACTCCGAGGCAGAAAGCTGAATCATCCGCTGTACTCAGATTTTTAACCTTTGTAAACTGCGCCATCGCCTTTTCCAAAGATTCTTTGAAAGTTTTCCCATTTTCCGCGCGCTCCACATAATAGGCGCTCTTTATCGTGCGGCGATCCCCCCGGCACGCCGTTTTCTCCGCCGTTTCCGTCGACGAACCGGCGCTCAGCGCCATGAGGCCGGCGAGGATGCCGATGATGATCACGACGATCAATATCTCCACGAGGGTGAATGCCCTCTTTTTTTTATTTTTCAAAAGTTTATCCACAACGACCACCCGCTTTCAAAGCCCGCGATATCCGGGGCTTTCTAATTTCATCCTTATAAAAACAGTCGCTTTACTTTTTATAGGGACTCTCCCATGTCTATTATTTTAAGGCATTTTCAGGTATCTGGCGAGCGTATCGCAGAGCAGTTTCGGGTCGATCGGTTTTGCCAGATGTTCGTTCATTCCCGCGGATTTGGATTTTTCCACGTCCTCGTCGAAGGCGTTGGCGCTCATCGCGACGATCGGGATGCTGCGGGCGTCGGCTTTTTCGGTATGGCGGATGGATCTGGCGGCGGTAAGCCCATCCATCAGCGGCATGCGGATGTCCATAAGTATGAGGTCGTAGTAATGATCGGGGTTTGCGACAAACGCCTCTATCGCCGCAAGACCGTTTTCCGCGACCTCCACTTCGAGGCCCACGGAGGTGAGGAGGCGCCTGGCAACTTCGACGTTGAGCAGGTGGTCCTCCGCAAGCAGCACGCGGCGGCCGCTGAAGTCATATTTTATCTTCGGCTCCCGCGCCCCCGCGTATTTTTTTTCACCGCGGCAAGGCCGCTCTTCGCAGAGTTCAAGAGGCAGCGTGATGACAAATTCGCTGCCGGCGCCCTCTATGCTGCTCACCGTTATGCGGCCGCCCATGAGTTCCGCGAGGTTCCTGGATATCGCCAGCCCCAGCCCGGTGCCGCCGTAAGCCGAGGAGGCTCCGGAGTATTCCTGTTCGAACGGATCGAAGATTTTCGTAATAAATTCTTCTTTTATGCCGATCCCCGTGTCGTTGACGGAGAAGCGCATGTAGGCTTTGCCGGCGGATATCCTGTCCTGGCTGACCGCAAACCGCACGCGGCCTCCCGCCGGAGTGAATTTTATCGCGTTGGAGATGATATTTATCAGTATCTGCTGGAGTTTAATCGGGTCGCCAAGATAGCCGCTCTCTGTGAAGGTCATCATGACGCAGTCGTAGTCGACGCCCTTCGCCTCCGCCTGTTCGCAGCAGATGGTATTGATGCCGTTGATGAATTCCTCAAAGGGGATCTTTTCTTTCTTGATGACGACTTTGCCGCTTTCGATGCGGCTCATGCCAAGTATGTCGTTGATAAGGGTCAGCAGGAAGCGCGCCGATATCCCGACTTTCGCCAGACAGTCAGAGACCTGTTCCGGGTCGTCCACACACTGCGCGGCGATCGCCGACATCCCTATTATCGCGTTCATCGGCGTTCTGATCTCATGGCTCATGCGCGAGAGGAATTCAGACTTGGCGAGGCTGGCCTGCTTTGCCTGGGCGAGCGCCTCTCTGAGCATCTCCTGCTGCCTCGCCTGCTCGTTGAAGATCTCAGTCACATCGCTCTTCGTCGCCAGTATAAAACGTCTGATGTCGTCAAGATAGCAAAACTGCCATTTTTTCCGCGCTTTTCCGCCGCGTTTATCCTGCACGTTGAAGGAGCAGCTGAAGAGCTCCTGTCTTTCAAGTTCGCGCAGTATATTGTCCAGCTTCATCACCCGCACGGCTTCCGGCAGTTCTTCGTCCAGCACGTAACCGCCCAATATCGTATTCAGCCCGTTCCTGTAGTTGGAGGCGTCCGGACAACTGTCCTCAAGGGATTGATATATCGTCATCGCTCCGGTGCTGACGTCGATGAGGACGATCCGGTCATATTCTATCTCGGTTATCCGCTTGGTGATCATCTCCGGGTTTTTCTCTTTGCTGATATCATAGGTATAGAGGAAGCACATTATATCCCGCGTCTCCGGGTGGAGGAACCGCTTCGCGGAGGTACGCGCCCAGATGACTCCCCCGTCGTTGGTCCCGCGCAGGTACTCGAGCGTCGCCGGCGTCTCTTCGAGCGAGATCGGGGCGGAGAGGTTTTCGAGGCTGAACGTATCGAGTATTTCCTTTCTCTTTTCGTCCCTGATCGCGGTGGCGGAAAGAGCGGAGACCGCCCGGCTGAAGGGCATCCCCTCATGGCAGACGCCGATGTTGGGACCGGCCCGATAGACTTCTATGATATCTTTGGTGATGTTGGCCCTTGCCCTTGTAAGCGCGTTTTTGCTTTCCGCCGTATCCTGGAAACGCTTTTCTTCTTCAAAACGACGCTCCATCTCCTTCAGCCCGGTCATGCGGAGGTTCGCATTCCGGACGGCGGCATCCGCCTTTTGCCGCTTCGAGCGGGCGAGCGGACGTTCTTTGCCAAACCGCTCTCTCTTCCGTTCCGCCGTCACGTCGGAGAGCAGACAGGCGCAGTACCCCTCCGCAAGACGGTAGCTGAACACGCAGAGGTATTTATCTATTTCAGGACTGTAGTCGACGATGGAGATCCCCGCTCCGGCAGAGGCCGCCCGTCCGTAAAAGTCCAGCCACTTGCGGTCGGCGTTGTCAAACAGCTTGTAAAAACACTTGCCGTTGACGTATTCCGCATCGAAACCCTCCAGCCGTGCGAGCGCCCTGTTGAGGTAGACGAAGCGAAAGTCCGCGAAATTGCCGTGATCGTCTTTCAGCATCTCTATTATGCAGGACGGCTGCGGGCTGTCGTCAAAACAGGCGCGAAAATCATCAAGCCTCTCCGTATTTTCCATCGGCGTCCTCTCCTTTATGATATCAAACCGTCATCTTTCAAAAAATTTCGCAAGCACTCTGTAGAGTACGGATATATCTATCGGCTTCACCACATGCGCGTTCATTCCCGCCGCGCGCGTCTTTTCCACATCCTCGTCGAAAGCGTTGGCAGTCAGCGCGATTATCGGGACCGTCAGAGCGTCGGCGCGCTTCATATTCCTTATCGCGCGCGCCGCCTCGTATCCGTTCATGATGGGCATCTGGATATCCATAAATACGGCGTCTATATCTCCCGGCTCCGAAGCCGCGAAGATGTCGGCGCATATTTTGCCGTTATCGGCCATGAGGCATTCGATTCCTTTTTTCTCAAGTATTTTCCGCACGATGTTTGCGTTGACCGGGTGGTCTTCGGCGATTATCATTCTTCGCCCTTTGAGATATTCCCCGGACTTCCGGGAGGCATCCGGCCTGGCCGATACGGCGGGCGCGCGCTCCAGGCACAGTTCAAAGGAGAAGCGGCTGCCCTTGTCAAGTTCGCTTTCAACGTTTATCCAGCTCCCCATCATCGCGGCGATCCTGGATGCTATCGCCAGCCCCAGCCCCGTGCCTTTTATGGCGCCGCTGTTGCGCCCCTCCTGTTTGAACTCGGTAAATATCGCGTCGATGTTTTCTTTTTCTATACCGATGCCGGTATCCTCCACGGAGAACGAGACAACGGCCTCTCTTTCGGCCGCGCGGAGCAGCTCGGCGCGAAGGGTCACCTCTCCTCCGGGACGGTTATATTTGATGGCGTTCGAGATAAGGTTTATCAACAGCTGCTTGATGCGCAGCTCGTCAGAGAGGACGTACAGGCTTCCCTCAAAGGACGCCAGTCTGAAAGCCAGCCCCTGCCGCGCCGCCGCGTCGGAGTATATCAGCCCGATGGCGCGCACCGTCTCCGCCAGGTCGAAGGATTCTTTGCGCAGCTCCATCTTCCCTTCGTTTATCTTACTCATGTCGAGCACGTCGTTTATAAGGGAAAGAAGGTGCCTCGACGCCTTTTTGATTTTCGCGCTCGCCGTCTTTATCTCCGCGAGGGATTCGGCTTCGGCGATCTCGTCGTTGATGCCGATTATCGTGGTGAGAGGCGTGCGTATCTCATGGCTCATGGAGGCAAGGAATTTGCTTTTCGCCTCGTTCGCCAGCTCAAGTTCCTCGTTCTTCTCTTTTTTTATCTTATACATGCCGCAGAGAAACAGGAACGCCGCCAGCGTCGCCGCAAAGAGACCGGCCAGCGCGCCCGCCTTCATGGGGTCGGTGTAGAATATGTCGCTCCACTTGGGCTGGTAAAATTTTTCCGTGTTCCTGCGCACGATATCGCGGATGTCGCTCGCGGGAAGGCTTTCGAGAGTCTTGGTGATTATGGAAAAAAGCAGCGGGTCGGCCTCGGCCGACACTCCGAGGGAAAGGCGCTGAGTTTCTCCCGATACCCCGATATAATAAAGGTTCCGATACTTGGCGAAGGACGAATAGTAACCGGCCTCGTAGGCGTTTATGAAAGCGCAGCCGGCTTCGCCCGTCCTTACCGCCTCTATGCAGTCCAGGGCCGAGGGGTAATAGTCGTACTTGAGGCCGGGGACGAATTTCCTCACCCTGGAGGAGATGTATTTGCGGTCAGTCACCGCCGCGCTGACGGCGGGGGCGGAGCGGCTCTTCCTCACGCAGACCACCATGGCCTGCGTGAAGGGCGGCGTAACGTGCGCCCCTTTTTCAGCGGCCCAGGCGTAGTCATAGGTCATGGCGCTGACTATATTTTTTTCGTCTTTCGTCCCGCCCTCCGGCCGGTCGACGCTCTCCGCGGCGAACTTGATCCCCGATTTTTCAGATATCAGTTCGACGATCTCGGGGACGATGCCGGAGAACTTTTTCTCCCTGGCGTCATAGTACTCCATCGGATGCCATCCTTCGTCATAGAGGGCGACGACGCGGGGAGAGCTCTTGATGTATTCGCGTTCTTCCCGCGTGAAGACGACGGGCGTCTCGCGCTCCGCGCCGTAATATTTGTTGTAAAGATCTGAATTGAAGCCGGGATAAGAAAAATTGATCTGATTAAGAGCCATATTAAGCTTTTCCAGGAGGGCGATGTTGTCCTTCCTCACGGCAAAGTAAAAGTTTTCAGGGGCGAATCTGGCGACGACTTTGAGGCCGCCGTCCATCCGGAAGTTGTCGGAGAACAGGATGTCCGCCTTCCCCGCCGCTATCGCGAGGCCGGCCTCCTCATAGTTTGGGTAAAACTGATTGCCGGTGGCGAAACCTTTAGAGCGGCAGTAATCGAAATATTTCTCGTTGTTGGGGTTGCCGGCGACAAGCGCGGTACGCGCGCCGTCAAAAGAGGCAAAATCCTCGTAGGCGAAGCGGTCGTCATCTCTCCTCACGACCAAACAATAGGCGTTGCGCCCGGAAGCGAGAGCCGTAAAGGCCAGTTTCTTTTCCCTGTCCCGGTCCTTGCGCAGATAACCGACGACATCCACTTCACCGCGTTCAAGTCTGCCGAGCGTCTCCGCGAGGGTACCGTTTATGAACTCATATTTCCAGCCGGTAAACTGCGCGATCGCTAAAAAGTATTCGTAAATGTAGCCATTATGGCCGCCGGGCATCCCGTCGTCTCCGTACAGAAAGCTGCCTACACGCAGGACCGCCCCTCTGCCGTACTGTTCGGCCGGCGCGGCCTCCCCGTGTTCGCAGGGGGACAGGACGGCAAGCGCCGATAGGATGATACACAGGGCGAGGCGTCTCCATAGACACGGCACGCGCCCGCCGCGTTTCGGCTGCCGATTTGCATTTTCGTACACAGGCATCAACTCCCTGCCGGCGGACATATCAGTACCGGGCAGCGCCGCCCGATACATATGCCTCTATATTGACCTATTGATTATAACATCCTTGATGTAATATAAAACCAAGGGCTGGCGCATCAACAGGCCAACAGAGGGCGAATTGGCGTTTATAAGCGATCACGATGGAAAGATAAGCTGCGATTTACATGACCTTTTTCGACGCGCCGGCGCTATATCAGCCTTTCAATATATGGGATACGGCCTCTCCGCAGAGCTTGACCGCCCTTTCCGCCGCCTCCGGGTCTATCGTCAGCGGGGGGTTGAAATAGATGACGTCGCCCAGCGGCCGCAGCAGCAGCCCAAAATCAAGGGCGCGTTTATATATTTTATAGCCGGTTCGTTCGGAGGCGGGAAAGGGCTCTTTTGTTCTCCGGTCGCGCACAAGCTCAACGGCGTTGACGAGGCCGATCCGGCGTATTTCCCCGACGTTCGGATGTCCGCCCAGCCGCTCCCTCAGCGCGGCGTTGAGAATGTCGGCCACGGCGGCCGCCTTTTCGAGTATTTTATCCTCGCGCAAAACTTTCTGTACCGCGAGCGCCGCGGCGCAGCCCAGCGGATTGCCGCTGTAGGTATGGCTGTGCATGAAGGCGCGCCCCTCGCCGTAATCGGCGTAAAAGGCGTCGTATATCTCGTCGGTGGCGACGGTGATCGCCATCGGCAGGTATCCGCCGGTGAGGCCCTTGGAGACGCACATGATGTCCGGGCTCACGCCGGCATGGTCAAAGGCGAACATCTTCCCCGTGCGGCCGAAACCGGTGGCGATCTCGTCGGCGATGAGAAGGACGCCATAGCCGTCGCAGAGCGCGCGCAGTTTTTTCAGGTACAGCGGCGGGTATATCCTCATGCCGGCGCTGCCCTGAAGAAGCGGCTCGACGATCATCGCGCAGCACTCGCGCGCGTGGCGGGCGAAGGTTTCCTCCGCGGCGGCGAAGCATTCGCAGCCGCAGCTATCGCGCTCCAGGCCATATTTGCAGCGGTAGCAGTCGGGCGCCTCGACGCGCACGGTATCCATCAGCATCGGCCGGTATATCTTTGCGTAGAGGTCCATCGTTCCGACGGAAAGGGCGCCGATCGTCTCCCCGTGGTAACCGTCTGTGAGGCAGAGGAAGCGCGTCCTTTCGGGATGGCCGCACTGGTGCTGATATTGGAAGCTCATCTTGAGCGCGCATTCCACCGAGGCCGAGCCGTTGTCCGAGAAGTTGAATTTCGACAGCCCGCGCGGCACGATCCCCGCAAGCTCCTCGCATAACCGCACCGCCGGTTCGTGCGTAAAGTTGGCGAATATGACATGTTCGAGCCGGTCCAGCTGCTCCTTTACCGCGGCGTTTATCACGGGATGGCAATGGCCGAGAAGGTTGCACCACCACGAGCTGACGATGTCGATATATTCTTTGCCGTCATAGCCGTAGAGGTATACGCCGCGTCCCTCCTTTATCGCGATGGGGGGAAGTTCCTCGTAGTCCTTCATCTGTGAACAGGGGTGCCATATATGTTTCAGGTCGCGCTCCGCAAGGCCGCTCATCTAATTCCCGCCTCCGTAAAGTTTCCGCAGCTCCGCCGCCCCTATGCCGATGTCCTCGGCGCCGCGCGCCACGGTCGCGACGACCGGCACCCCCGCAAGCTCTTCTATCATCATTCGGTTGTCCTCCTCAATAATGCCGCCGGCAGTCCAGTTGTTCATGATCACGGCGCGCGGTTCCAGGCCGCGCGCCCGCATGTAGCTGACTGTGAGGACGGCGGCGTTGATCGCCCCCAGCCCTGATCCCGAGACGACGACGGAGGGAAGCCCAGTCTCGCGCACGATATCTTCGAGCATCAGGCGCGGCCCTTCGCCGAACGATATCGGGCAGACGATGCCGCCGCTGCCCTCAACGGTCAGGAGGTCGAATTTTTTCATCATGCGCAGAAAGTCTCTCCGCACGACGGCAAGGCTCGCCGGCCTCCCTTCCATTCGCGCGGCGAGGTGCGGCGAATAGGGATGTTCGTAGATATGGGAGACCGCCTCCGCGGGGTCTCCGCCAATACCGGCCATACGGTGGACAAATTCCGCGTCGCCGGGGACCGGCGCGCCGCCTCTGCGCTCCGCTCCGCTTAGGGCCGCCTTATAATAACCGGCGTTCGATCCTGATTCGCGGAGCTTTTTCACGATCAACGCGGTAACGTAAGTCTTTCCGACATCCGTTCCGGTGCCGGTGACGAAGAGCCCCTCAGCCATCTCTTCTCACCTCAAAACCGAGCGAGGCGATCATCTCGCGATCCCTCCGCGGCGATATTCCCGCGGTGGTGAGCATATCTCCGGTTATAGCGGCGTTCGCCCCATACTTGAAGCAGGAATACCCCTTGTCGGCGAGCAGCCCCCGGCCTCCCGCGAGGCGTATCGAGGCCTCCGGCAGAATGAAACGGTATATCGCGACGGTGCGCAGTATCTCTTCGTGTGGCAGCGGCCTGTTTTTCTCAAAGGGAGTGCCGGCGATCGGGTTGAGTATGTTCAGAGGCACCGAGCTTATTCCCAGCTCACGCAGCTCCAGAGCCATCTCTATACGGTCCGCCATCCTCTCGCCGAGTCCGATGATGCCGCCGCTGCAAACGGAAAGGCCGGCTTCGCGCGCCGCCGCTATCGCCGCGGCCTTCTCACGCCAACCGTGCGTCGTGCAGATGTTGGGAAAAAATTTCTCCGAACTCTCAAGGTTGTTGTGCGCGCGCTCCGCCCCCGCCTCTTTGAGCACCGCGAACTGCTCCGCGCTCAACAGGCCGAGCGACACGCAGGGAGACAGCCCCGTCTCCCTGCGTATCATCGCTATCGACCGGCAGACAGAATCAAGCTCTTCGTCAGAGAGCGCCCCGCCCGAGGTGACGATCGAAAAACGCAGCGCGCCCCCCGCCTCCGCCGCGCGGGCCTCCGCGACGATCGCTTCCGGGGAGAGCAGCCGATATTCACAGGCGTCGGTCCGGTAATGGGCCGACTGCGCGCAGAACTTGCAGTCCTCGGAGCAGCGGCCGCTCTTCGCGTTCACGATCGCGCAAAGGTCGAACCCGCCGCCGCAGCGCCGTTTACGTATCTCGGCGGCGGCGGCGCATAGGTCGCCAAGCGGCGCAAGGCAAAGCAGCGCGGCCTCTTCGGCGGATATTTCGCCGCCGCTCATAACGGCATTTTTCAGTTCTTCAAGAACGGGCATAGCGCAGCGGGCTCCTCTCCGCAAGGCGTACCGCGATCAGCGCCCCGACGAAGCAGAGCAGGATGTCGCCCGGGACGGCCAGCAGGAAACAATAGATAAAGAGCGCCTCAAAGCTCAGCGGCTGCGCAAGGACGAAGTTTGAGATCAGGCAGCAGTAGGCAATGCCGCAGAGATAGACGGCGGCGAGGCCGGCGACCGAAGCCGCTACGGCGAGCTTGAAGCTGAGCCGCCGCGCGGAAAAGGCGATCTTTCCCGTGAGCCAGGCTCCGAGCATAAACCCGATCAGATAGCCGAAGGAGGGCTTTAACAGGTAGGCTGGGCCGCCCCCTTCCGTAAAGACTGGCGCTCCGACAAGGCCAAGCACAAGGTAGACGGCGACGGAGAGCGCGCCGAGCCTGCCTCCAAGCAGAAGGCCGGCAAGCGTGGTGAAGAGAAATTGAAGCGTGAACGGGACTACCGGCAGAGGCACCTTTATCTGCGCGCCCACCGCTATCAGAGCGGTGAAGAGCGCGCATAATATCATTTGCCGGGTATCAAGGCCGCCTTTTGACATGACGCAAATCCTCCTGAAAGAAAGTTTTCTTCCCGGAGAATTTATCATATCTGCTAAAGATATGTCAACTTATAATTTTATACTAGTTGACAGCGCTTTCCACCATCTTCTCCAGCCGCCCGCGCGATTCGAGCAACTTTTCATATTCAGCGAGGACTCCGTCCGTCTCTTCGGCGCGGAGCGGCTCGACTATCCGCACGACGATATCATAGATGGGGATGAGACCGAGATTGGCCAGCACGCCCTTCAGCGTATGCGCGCAGTAGAAAGCCCTCTCCCTGTCTCCGGCGCGCAGGGCGTCGCCAAGGGCGAAGAAGGCCTCGTCGCGGGCGATGCTCCGCAGACAATCCATATATAGTTCATCGTCGCCGACGACCCGCTCCAGCGCGCCGTCGACATCGCAGCCCCATCTTTTGAGTTCTCCATATAATTTTTTCATTATCTCGCCCTTCTGTTGACCAGATTATCATCCACGGCCAGAATACATTTTCCCGGCACCGATCCAATCCCCCTAAGATCGAGAACCGCCCAATTCAGTCACTGCGAGGGCATCTGTGAAACCTACGTCAGGCTAAAATCAATGGCTATGATTATACGTTATTTTTTTATTTCCCGTATTGTTTTTATTCACATTTTGGAATATTCGGCGGTAAAATATACCTTGTTTATCCGCTGTTTAGAGTTATACTTCTACAGTAATTTTATGAAGGTATCATCAATTTGAAAGAAGGTATAGATTTTGGCTCTTTGCTACTACAACGAAAAATTCTCCCCCGTCGCGGAGTGCGCGCTGCCCCTGACAGATATGGCGATCCAGCGCGGCGTGGGCGCCTTTGAATCGATCAGGATATACGACGGGACGCCGTTCGCCATGAAGCAACATCTTGACAGGCTCGCGGGAAGCGCGGCCGGCTCCGGGATCATGGCGGGGCAGATCATCGAAAAACTCCCCGGGCTCATCCGCGACGGGCTCGCGCTGCCGGAAAACGTAAAATTCGACGGCCTTGTGAAGCCATACATCACAGGCGGGGACGTGAACAATAAGGGCAGCTTCCCCGACCCGCGCTTTTTCATCATCTTCGACGAGGTACACAAGCCGACCGAAGAGGAAAAGAAGAAGGGCATCGTGCTCGAGCCAAATCATGTCGCGCGTCCGTTCCCGCTCATCAAGAGCACCAATTACCTGTTTGGCCTCATCCCGCTCTCAAAGGCCCAAAAGGTAAACTTTGAAACGCTTTACATCACCCCCGAGGGTGAGATCACCGAAGCCATGAGCAGCAACTTCTTCCTCTGCAAAGAGGGAAAGATCATCACCGCCCCCGTCGGCAAGGTCCTCAAGGGCGTGACGCGCGACATCATCATCACGCTCGCGAGGGAAAACGGCTTTACGGTCGAGGAACGCTGCCCGCTGGAGAAGGAACTCGCGGAGGCTGACGAGGCATTCATCACCGGCACAGTCAAGGAGATACTCCCCGTCGTGCGCGTGGGCGCGCAGCAGATCGGCGGCGGCCGCCCCGGTCCCGTCGCGCAGAACCTTCAGCATATCTTCCTGAAGAACCAGCACCGCTGGATGGACTGACCTCTCTAAAAAGGCCGGCGGGGCATCTTCCGCGACGCCCCGCCCTTCCGCTTTCCATGAACAAATATCTGCGTCCCGCCTTTCTTATTCCGATCTCGTATTCGCTGTTCAGCGCCGCGCTGACGATACTCCTGCTCGCGGCCGCCGCGTCCCGGTATACGGCGCGCGGCGGCGCGGCGGCGGTTTTCTTTTTCCGTTACGGCTATCTCATCTTCGCCGCGTTCGGAGCGGCCGCGGCGGTCAGCCCGCTAGGGCTCCCGCTCTGTCTTTGGCTCTCGCTGCGCCACCGCGGAAAGAGCGCGGGCGAAAGCCCCCTATACAGGACGTCGCCGCTTGTTATGAGCGCCGTCACCCAGGGCATTTTGCTCGCCGCGCTGCTGTTTTTCATCATTTCAAACCTTTTCTAACGCCTACGAGGGGATTTTTATTTTGCCGGCCTCCGGCATGCCGGCGGCGGCGATAAATTCCCGCAGCCGGTAGAGAGAATAGCGATAGGTCTCAGTCAGCAGCTCCGCGAACTCGCTCTCGCTGCCGCCGTCAAGCGCGCACAGCGCCTGGGCGCACTTGTCCTCAATGAAGTCCAGCCCCGCGCGCGCCGCGGGCTGGAACATCAGGTGGTTTCCCCAGAGGAGCAGGCTGTTCGTCTCATTGAAGATGTCGCGCAAAGGTTCGCCCGGCAGCGCTTCAAAGATACATTTCATAAAGGTCCTGGGGACGACCGTGCCCCGCTCGCTGAGAACTTCGCGCATGCGCCTCCTCTGGCCGTCCGTAAACCGCCGCGCGGCGAGCGGGGCGGCGTGAGGCAGCATAGCCGTCATCAAC
The window above is part of the Cloacibacillus evryensis DSM 19522 genome. Proteins encoded here:
- a CDS encoding prepilin-type N-terminal cleavage/methylation domain-containing protein translates to MDKLLKNKKKRAFTLVEILIVVIIIGILAGLMALSAGSSTETAEKTACRGDRRTIKSAYYVERAENGKTFKESLEKAMAQFTKVKNLSTADDSAFCLGVCHAGGTYSMTTTSNDRLLISCSIEGHDEEKMDRTKTIYEHVLAAYKEMASGVEWPSGRKLMELVGKLLGGPYVYDGKEYYVKADIKGKSGDPLLYASENKFGGANSYVAEYVYNSETDRWYKCSPSINTAAMNGDIKNQVYGSIKNGSEIIYGSELVNVTWTEVPGFSPFLK
- a CDS encoding ATP-binding protein encodes the protein MENTERLDDFRACFDDSPQPSCIIEMLKDDHGNFADFRFVYLNRALARLEGFDAEYVNGKCFYKLFDNADRKWLDFYGRAASAGAGISIVDYSPEIDKYLCVFSYRLAEGYCACLLSDVTAERKRERFGKERPLARSKRQKADAAVRNANLRMTGLKEMERRFEEEKRFQDTAESKNALTRARANITKDIIEVYRAGPNIGVCHEGMPFSRAVSALSATAIRDEKRKEILDTFSLENLSAPISLEETPATLEYLRGTNDGGVIWARTSAKRFLHPETRDIMCFLYTYDISKEKNPEMITKRITEIEYDRIVLIDVSTGAMTIYQSLEDSCPDASNYRNGLNTILGGYVLDEELPEAVRVMKLDNILRELERQELFSCSFNVQDKRGGKARKKWQFCYLDDIRRFILATKSDVTEIFNEQARQQEMLREALAQAKQASLAKSEFLSRMSHEIRTPMNAIIGMSAIAAQCVDDPEQVSDCLAKVGISARFLLTLINDILGMSRIESGKVVIKKEKIPFEEFINGINTICCEQAEAKGVDYDCVMMTFTESGYLGDPIKLQQILINIISNAIKFTPAGGRVRFAVSQDRISAGKAYMRFSVNDTGIGIKEEFITKIFDPFEQEYSGASSAYGGTGLGLAISRNLAELMGGRITVSSIEGAGSEFVITLPLELCEERPCRGEKKYAGAREPKIKYDFSGRRVLLAEDHLLNVEVARRLLTSVGLEVEVAENGLAAIEAFVANPDHYYDLILMDIRMPLMDGLTAARSIRHTEKADARSIPIVAMSANAFDEDVEKSKSAGMNEHLAKPIDPKLLCDTLARYLKMP
- a CDS encoding ATP-binding protein translates to MYENANRQPKRGGRVPCLWRRLALCIILSALAVLSPCEHGEAAPAEQYGRGAVLRVGSFLYGDDGMPGGHNGYIYEYFLAIAQFTGWKYEFINGTLAETLGRLERGEVDVVGYLRKDRDREKKLAFTALASGRNAYCLVVRRDDDRFAYEDFASFDGARTALVAGNPNNEKYFDYCRSKGFATGNQFYPNYEEAGLAIAAGKADILFSDNFRMDGGLKVVARFAPENFYFAVRKDNIALLEKLNMALNQINFSYPGFNSDLYNKYYGAERETPVVFTREEREYIKSSPRVVALYDEGWHPMEYYDAREKKFSGIVPEIVELISEKSGIKFAAESVDRPEGGTKDEKNIVSAMTYDYAWAAEKGAHVTPPFTQAMVVCVRKSRSAPAVSAAVTDRKYISSRVRKFVPGLKYDYYPSALDCIEAVRTGEAGCAFINAYEAGYYSSFAKYRNLYYIGVSGETQRLSLGVSAEADPLLFSIITKTLESLPASDIRDIVRRNTEKFYQPKWSDIFYTDPMKAGALAGLFAATLAAFLFLCGMYKIKKEKNEELELANEAKSKFLASMSHEIRTPLTTIIGINDEIAEAESLAEIKTASAKIKKASRHLLSLINDVLDMSKINEGKMELRKESFDLAETVRAIGLIYSDAAARQGLAFRLASFEGSLYVLSDELRIKQLLINLISNAIKYNRPGGEVTLRAELLRAAEREAVVSFSVEDTGIGIEKENIDAIFTEFKQEGRNSGAIKGTGLGLAIASRIAAMMGSWINVESELDKGSRFSFELCLERAPAVSARPDASRKSGEYLKGRRMIIAEDHPVNANIVRKILEKKGIECLMADNGKICADIFAASEPGDIDAVFMDIQMPIMNGYEAARAIRNMKRADALTVPIIALTANAFDEDVEKTRAAGMNAHVVKPIDISVLYRVLAKFFER
- the bioA gene encoding adenosylmethionine--8-amino-7-oxononanoate transaminase codes for the protein MSGLAERDLKHIWHPCSQMKDYEELPPIAIKEGRGVYLYGYDGKEYIDIVSSWWCNLLGHCHPVINAAVKEQLDRLEHVIFANFTHEPAVRLCEELAGIVPRGLSKFNFSDNGSASVECALKMSFQYQHQCGHPERTRFLCLTDGYHGETIGALSVGTMDLYAKIYRPMLMDTVRVEAPDCYRCKYGLERDSCGCECFAAAEETFARHARECCAMIVEPLLQGSAGMRIYPPLYLKKLRALCDGYGVLLIADEIATGFGRTGKMFAFDHAGVSPDIMCVSKGLTGGYLPMAITVATDEIYDAFYADYGEGRAFMHSHTYSGNPLGCAAALAVQKVLREDKILEKAAAVADILNAALRERLGGHPNVGEIRRIGLVNAVELVRDRRTKEPFPASERTGYKIYKRALDFGLLLRPLGDVIYFNPPLTIDPEAAERAVKLCGEAVSHILKG
- the bioD gene encoding dethiobiotin synthase yields the protein MAEGLFVTGTGTDVGKTYVTALIVKKLRESGSNAGYYKAALSGAERRGGAPVPGDAEFVHRMAGIGGDPAEAVSHIYEHPYSPHLAARMEGRPASLAVVRRDFLRMMKKFDLLTVEGSGGIVCPISFGEGPRLMLEDIVRETGLPSVVVSGSGLGAINAAVLTVSYMRARGLEPRAVIMNNWTAGGIIEEDNRMMIEELAGVPVVATVARGAEDIGIGAAELRKLYGGGN